One genomic region from Macrobrachium rosenbergii isolate ZJJX-2024 chromosome 1, ASM4041242v1, whole genome shotgun sequence encodes:
- the LOC136828202 gene encoding uncharacterized protein: MVNADTGMSHVCEICKESFSRKAKLSNHLRCHVIEPKEEDIDETLDAVVDSGLKAVKNETSFEVFARNRSDVQKCRCSFCEKTFARSDLLCHHMVLSHPEEALKCKICSKVFVTQANYNIHKSEHLARINGEKALERPYTGSVSQYIKVEGKEEVSSLHFKCHLCTRSFSCYTNLWSHAWVHTDEKPYVCSVCGRGFGRLYRLRYHMAFHTNSKPYECEECGKGFKLDVFLKTHQKAVHGVAATRRSERWSRSFVLHSKSISEVKSSDFESKSKNCKIKKMTLISKIFKPMATRMVIEAKQVCEVSKKNPKKLDHLKTLKNQRCALPKSVVTVSRSVKAIASRHISKKASLSMTSNSGVIERGVKVRNKGFKSHCVDNNFACTEDFELDSEAVDLKNFVATKTGEIASKTLFGIEKVKRLHFRVAEENIKLIINNESSVEESEKVRGEKNASRRRRISEKSDFTKGTLVKDSKMPMHIQMQPNTENLRGKCMATKQSIVGKNMQTDYGHREMKNQVPKNKKDSCRPSKFEALFVCKVCKKSYRHKTSLNRHFKKSSHAQSNNLKILFPKGDLQKLNLPDSRDIGNLKKKRDEKVLQDLLPKVRNNGTKTIVDMNSKIVHKHHEQREVLDYGSISGVVLQTPDDEGKPLNLSLKRPDIFRKSLPGKTKQHVKAGNGGQKIGNKKVSFHPDLLQNKKHQENNETVSSNQIGKSSRFSVGHARTYNQRVMEAHYSSKPNESESVSRSNLKIHVDDTGKDASLNMKGKQTSVDISKATSSKFVSEGLSSYSEEIQRARSKTLSCASEAFKGIDLTKNMNDKVANSCFQECDNSKLGRPDYAMQVPVHSKVQTSSPNETAKHSVQELHSTEFQCQRCLRKFKRAYSLKRHCMKQVCTGGRKRFDSEGGNFKYSSKKRLPLPPQELLKGDQALITRGQQILKADRVLKPKSYKHEISSMGNEASSEMEQLKKIHSRLLMESCKNSLPRQYNNIKLGAKEVADRQNTEGQNPPSVKNLPAKPYKCYRCDKRYATFYFFEKHVNRNSCSSYKCLFCQKRFKDRSIWEHHMEVEKAVIQNKSLSCAGCKTVFCRPSDLARHMMRNTCPRCSVECFCSYFLDLHEESGKCNTGLPGDAGGKCGCPSGSGGCQICYSRNDDPKEETTFHLDYPYGNLIIDDASESSDAFNREANIALRKTVPSTFQYGFASNCENSVTEGEREDSTRNNNESQNGIRDDYSCSNGKFIVNYTGAGGGADAFQGDNSRNGLMYGYGYFEPSAVTLQDNTHTAGASDIDCLMPQLTNQHSLSYYSQLLNYHCHNYSSQLQGQSAEKAKHFIDKGGKQTNGDGKLLFSPEYFGTNVVSQEAIKHFHNSEQQNSSMATNAFENAPNASSQFRVLESIDWEGHCSTENPYCLPVPVHNAVVYDIEGYRVDGDGGTPNYESFGPVNVSLADNSSNANPNLCENHHYPSHSTSLLSQ, encoded by the coding sequence ATGGTGAATGCAGATACAGGCATGAGTCATGTCTGTGAGATTTGTAAGGAATCGTTTTCACGAAAGGCAAAGTTATCTAATCACTTGAGATGTCATGTAATAGAACCAAAAGAGGAAGACATCGATGAAACCCTAGATGCAGTAGTTGACTCTGGCCTGAAAGCTGTGAAAAATGAAACTAGCTTTGAAGTTTTTGCAAGAAATAGGTCTGATGTGCAGAAATGTCGGTGTTCCTTTTGTGAGAAGACTTTTGCAAGAAGTGATCTTTTATGTCATCACATGGTATTATCTCATCCGGAGGAAGCACTGAAATGTAAGATTTGCAGTAAAGTATTTGTGACTCAGGCAAATTACAACATTCATAAATCGGAGCATTTAGCAAGAATAAATGGTGAGAAGGCACTTGAACGTCCATACACTGGTAGTGTGTCTCAATACATAAAGGTAGAAGGGAAGGAAGAAGTGAGTTCTTTACATTTTAAGTGTCACTTATGCACAAGGAGCTTCAGCTGTTATACAAATTTATGGAGTCATGCTTGGGTTCACACGGATGAAAAGCCTTACGTCTGCAGTGTTTGTGGAAGAGGGTTTGGACGTCTATATAGATTAAGATATCACATGGCCTTCCACACCAACAGTAAGCCATATGAATGTGAAGAATGTGGAAAGGGGTTCAAACTGGATGTGTTTCTCAAAACCCATCAGAAAGCCGTTCATGGAGTTGCAGCGACTCGGAGAAGTGAAAGATGGTCCAGATCTTTTGTGCTTCACAGTAAAAGTATAAGCGAAGTCAAGTCATCAGATTTTGAGAGTAAATCTAAAAACTGTAAGATTAAAAAGATGACTCTCATCAGTAAGATATTTAAACCAATGGCAACCAGAATGGTAATAGAGGCAAAGCAAGTTTGTGAAGTTTCGAAGAAGAACCCTAAAAAGCTGGatcatttgaaaactttaaaaaatcagaGGTGTGCACTGCCAAAATCTGTAGTAACAGTTTCCAGAAGTGTAAAAGCCATTGCCTCAAGACATATTAGTAAAAAAGCATCTCTCAGCATGACAAGTAACTCTGGAGTAATTGAAAGAGGAGTTAAAGTGAGAAACAAGGGCTTTAAAAGTCATTGTGTAGACAACAACTTTGCTTGTACAGAGGATTTTGAACTGGATAGTGAGGCTGTAGATCTTAAGAACTttgtggctactaaaactggaGAAATAGCAAGTAAAACACTTTTCGGAATTGAAAAAGTGAAGCGCTTACATTTCAGAGTtgcagaggaaaatataaaactgataataaacAACGAGTCCAGTGTTGAAGAATCAGAGAAGGTACGGGGAGAAAAAAATGCTTCTCGTCGTAGGAGAATTTCAGAGAAGTCTGATTTCACAAAAGGAACTTTAGTGAAAGATTCAAAGATGCCAATGCATATTCAAATGCAGCCAAACACAGAAAATTTAAGAGGAAAGTGTATGGCCACAAAGCAATccattgttggaaaaaatatgcaaacagatTATGGACATAGGGAAATGAAGAACCAAgtacctaaaaacaaaaaagatagttGTAGGCCGAGTAAGTTTGAAGCATTGTTTGTATGCAAGGTATGTAAGAAAAGTTACAGGCACAAGACATCATTAAACAGACATTTTAAGAAGTCATCACATGCCCAATCTAATAACTTGAAGATCCTTTTCCCAAAGGGTGACTTACAGAAGTTAAATCTTCCAGACTCAAGAGACATtggtaatttaaaaaagaaaagggatgAAAAGGTTTTGCAAGATCTTTTACCTAAAGTAAGAAACAATGGCACCAAGACCATAGTAGATATGAATTCGAAGATAGTGCATAAACATCATGAACAAAGGGAAGTTTTGGATTATGGTTCAATTAGTGGAGTGGTTTTACAAACCCCAGATGATGAGGGAAAACCACTCAACCTGAGTCTGAAAAGACCAGACATCTTTAGGAAGAGTTTACCAGGTAAGACCAAACAGCATGTGAAAGCTGGGAATGGAGGGCAGAAAATAGGGAATAAAAAAGTTTCTTTCCATCCTGATTTGCTGCAAAACAAGAAACATCAAGAAAACAATGAGACTGTTTCTTCAAATCAGATTGGGAAAAGTTCCAGGTTTTCTGTTGGGCATGCCAGGACTTACAACCAAAGAGTAATGGAAGCACATTACTCAAGTAAGCCCAATGAAAGTGAAAGTGTGAGTAGAAGTAATTTGAAGATTCATGTGGATGACACTGGAAAGGATGCTAGTTTAAATATGAAAGGGAAGCAAACTTCAGTAGATATTTCAAAAGCTACATCATCTAAGTTTGTTTCTGAAGGCTTAAGCAGCTACAGTGAAGAGATACAAAGAGCTAGAAGTAAGACTCTTAGTTGTGCATCAGAGGCATTTAAGGGAATAGATTTGACCAAGAACATGAATGATAAAGTCGCTAATTCATGCTTTCAGGAATGTGATAATTCCAAGTTGGGTAGACCAGATTATGCTATGCAAGTTCCTGTGCATTCTAAAGTGCAGACCTCTTCTCCGAATGAGACTGCTAAACACAGTGTGCAGGAGTTACATTCCACCGAATTTCAGTGTCAGAGATGTCTAAGGAAGTTTAAACGTGCTTATTCATTAAAGCGCCACTGCATGAAGCAGGTGTGTACAGGTGGTAGAAAAAGATTTGACAGTGAAGGTGGTAACTTCAAATACAGTTCTAAAAAAAGATTACCATTGCCACCACAGGAACTACTGAAAGGTGATCAGGCCTTGATTACTCGAGGCCAGCAGATATTAAAGGCTGACAGAGTACTGAAACCTAAGAGTTATAAGCATGAGATTAGCAGTATGGGCAATGAAGCATCCTCTGAGATGGAGCAGTTGAAGAAAATTCACTCAAGACTACTTATGGAATCATGCAAAAATTCTTTGCCAAGGCAGTATAACAATATCAAGCTAGGAGCAAAAGAGGTTGCAGATAGACAAAATACTGAAGGACAAAACCCACCATCTGTTAAAAACTTGCCTGCAAAACCATACAAGTGTTACAGATGTGATAAGCGCTATGCAACCTTCTATTTTTTTGAAAAGCACGTAAACAGAAATTCTTGTTCAAGTTATAAATGCCTCTTTTGTCAAAAGAGGTTCAAGGATAGAAGTATTTGGGAACATCACATGGAAGTAGAAAAAGCTGTAATTCAGAATAAAAGTCTTTCTTGTGCAGGATGCAAGACTGTCTTTTGTAGACCATCTGATCTTGCCAGACACATGATGCGAAACACTTGTCCACGGTGTAGTGTTGAATGCTTTTGCAGTTACTTCCTTGACTTGCATGAGGAGTCAGGCAAGTGTAATACTGGTTTGCCAGGCGATGCAGGAGGGAAATgtggatgtccttcaggtagTGGTGGCTGCCAGATATGCTACAGTAGGAATGATGATCCCAAGGAGGAAACCACCTTTCACCTTGATTATCCATATGGTAATTTAATCATAGATGATGCAAGTGAATCAAGTGATGCATTTAATAGAGAGGCTAATATTGCATTGAGAAAAACAGTACCGTCCACGTTCCAGTATGGTTTCGCAAGTAATTGTGAAAACTCGGTAactgaaggagaaagagaggatagTACGAGAAACAATAATGAGAGTCAGAATGGTATTAGGGATGATTACAGCTGTAGTAATGGTAAATTTATTGTGAATTACACAGGTGCTGGAGGGGGAGCAGATGCATTTCAGGGTGACAACAGCAGGAATGGACTTATGTATGGGTATGGCTATTTTGAACCTAGTGCAGTGACATTACAggataacacacacacagctggTGCGTCTGATATTGATTGCCTTATGCCTCAATTAACTAATCAACACAGTTTGAGTTATTATTCACAATTGCTGAATTATCACTGCCATAATTACTCATCTCAGCTTCAAGGACAGTCAGCAGAAAAAGCCAAACATTTTATAGACAAGGgtggaaaacaaacaaatggagATGGTAAATTGCTTTTCTCACCTGAATATTTTGGCACAAATGTTGTGTCCCAGGAAGCAATCAAACACTTTCATAACTCAGAGCAGCAGAACTCAAGTATGGCAACAAATGCATTTGAAAATGCACCTAATGCAAGCAGCCAATTCAGGGTTTTGGAGAGCATAGATTGGGAAGGTCACTGCTCAACTGAAAATCCATATTGTTTGCCTGTTCCAGTTCATAATGCTGTAGTCTATGACATCGAAGGGTACAGGGTTGACGGAGATGGAGGAACTCCTAACTATGAGAGTTTTGGACCAGTGAATGTGTCTCTTGCAGATAACAGCTCAAATGCCAATCCAAACCTGTGCGAGAATCATCACTATCCCTCTCATAGCACCTCTTTACTTTCCCAGTAG